From a single Abyssisolibacter fermentans genomic region:
- a CDS encoding phage tail assembly chaperone: MNTLDLLLQLDESKLKKPSKEVEMKRLSELIGEKVIFKVEALTPIKMEEIQEMCMNDDMENINITELQLLTSIEGVKEPNLKSKELMDKFEVYSPKDLIRKILLPGEIITLYNIIGDLSGFDGGAVEEVKNS; encoded by the coding sequence ATGAATACTTTGGATTTATTATTACAGTTAGATGAAAGCAAACTAAAAAAGCCTAGTAAAGAAGTGGAAATGAAGAGATTATCAGAGCTGATAGGGGAAAAAGTTATTTTTAAGGTAGAAGCATTAACACCTATTAAGATGGAAGAAATACAAGAGATGTGTATGAATGATGATATGGAGAATATAAATATTACAGAATTACAGCTATTAACATCCATAGAAGGTGTTAAAGAACCAAATCTTAAATCAAAAGAACTTATGGATAAATTTGAAGTATACAGCCCTAAAGATTTAATCAGAAAGATACTACTTCCGGGAGAGATAATTACTCTTTATAACATAATAGGTGACTTAAGCGGCTTTGATGGAGGAGCAGTCGAAGAAGTAAAAAACTCTTAA